Below is a window of Microtus ochrogaster isolate Prairie Vole_2 chromosome 5, MicOch1.0, whole genome shotgun sequence DNA.
aaacaaacaaaaaaccaacaataacaaaaaactaaacaaaaaggacagacatacaaacaaaacccaaacaaaaaaaaaacgaaccCCAGAAAACCAAACTTCTTTGTGCTGGCAGACAGGGGGTGCCACAGCagcaagtccccctccctcggcCAGGCTCCTGTGGTCTCAGTGTGTCCACCCTGTCTGGACTTAGATTCCACAGAGTAATCGGAGACATAGCCTCTCCTGAGACCTGGCCCGTCCCAGAACACCCTCCCCATTGAGGGTGAGTTCAAGTGACTTGCACTGCCACCAGGCATCCCAAAGCCGTAGACAGGGGCCATTCAGATGGCAAAGCTGGGAACTGACGTGTTACAGCTCTCATCCAAGTCAGAAGTACGTGAGGTTCTTGACAGCTCCCATCTCTAGCATCCGCTTGATGGCTAGGGCCTCTTGGGAGACATTGTGCCCTGAACCCTGTGGAGACAGCCAAGGAAGTAAGTGAGAGGCCCTAGGTAGCTCTGTCTTCAGAAAGGTCACCTCCCCCTTTCCCTGATCCCTCACTTCTTGGGAGTTTTCTTCCTTACGTGGCTctcagaaaggagacagaaatcacATGGCGAATGCGGAGGGTGCCAGCTGGGGTGTCCAGATGCCTACGTCTCATTCTGACACCAAATGACCATATCCCGAACCACTCTCTGACCCTGCGCCGTCCCCTCACCCAGCATTCCACTAGCTGTGCAGTCCCCTAGTTCACTGGGCTCCCAGCAGGGCTGCTCACCGCCATAGACTTAAGTGTGATCTGTTCGTAGTAGTGGATAGTCTGCTTCTTGTTGTAGGCATCGGGGTAGCCAAAGCCAGCGATGTGCACTAAGTCACAGAGGTGTAGCGCCAAGGTGATGGCTAGCAGACCTGTAGTTGGCTTCTAGGGACAGAGCAGGAGGGCATTTGAAGGAGCCCcaattccctcctcctccaccacccacctcacacacactcaggctCAGATCCTTTCCCATAGCTGCCCACCAGGGCACCAGCTAACCAACTGAGCATCTGGGTGGAGCGAATGCAGTCGAGGAAGTGATTTACTACTCTATGAAATCCTAAACTCTGTGCCATGCAGGAGTCAGACTCTTGGTCTCGTGAATTCTAGGCAAGTACCTGCACCCCTGATTATTAAGGTTTAATTTGAGAGATTtgactatttattatttttatgtgtatgcgccTGCTTGAgctatgtgcaccatgtgcttaCAGACACTTCCACGGGCTGGAAGCAGGCACTGggttctctggaactagagttccaggtggTGGTGAATTGCTCAAAGTGGGTGCATGTAACTAAACCTCTGCAGAAGCAGCGAGTGTCctgaacttttaaatttaaattgttataTGTCTAGTGGCTACTGTGGTTATCTTGTCAAACTGCTTAGATTGAGATGTACCTAGGAAAGTACACTTCTAGGGGTGTCTGTGAAGGACAGAAGGATTAACTAAAGCATGAAGACCCACCCCAAAGGTGGGTGGCACCATGCCATAGGTAAGGGACCTGAAGGTAttttctccctgcttcccttctcttTGGCCACATGTGAGTGCTCCGTTCCACCATGTCCTCCTGCCATGACAGACTAAAACCTCTGAGAGCGTGAGCAAAATCAATCTTTCCATTTGGAAGTTGCTGATATCATAGCAGCATAATAGATAACACAACTCCACAGATCTAGGTCTCCAGGGAGGATCAGGGCAATTAGGATGACAACAGTGACAATCACGACAATCAAATCTGTTGCTTGAGTGCTTACTATGTGTCAAGCATCATGTTGAGTGTAAACATAGTATCATACACGGTCGCCTTCAGTCCCCttccaaacacatgtgcacagacaccaTTATCGGCCTCAGCttataaatgaggaaactggagcttgtaaacaacttgttcaaagaggggaagagaaaagggatcTGCCCTCCTCCTGGGACCTGATGGTTCGACACTCGTGGCTGTGTGATCTTTTGTGGGATGATATTCCCCTGTGTGAAGCAGAGTCAACAATACCTTGCCTGCCTGCCCACCTTAGGGCTGCTGTGAGGATCCCATTCCCTTCATCCCCAGTTTATCCACAGCAATGGTCAGCCTAATATTAGGACTTCAGAAAGCATGCCCTGCTAAACTCCAACAGCCAGCTTCATAGAACATTTCACTGCCCATTCTCCCCAAGAGTCAATTCCTGGACTCCATCAGGCCTCTTAAAGTCAACTGTCTTCTAGCACCTCTTTCCATTATCTTTGTCCCCACACTGCTTCTTAGTAAGCCTTCTTTTTCACCCTTGTtgtcttttaagacaggatctcatgtagccctggctggctttgaacttactatgtagatgaggctaaCTTGGAAAtcctacctctacctctcaagtgctgggataacaggcatctCTTGGCCACCCCTGCACTTTAAGCACCTGTGCTCTCTCATCCAGTTTGTGGTCCTGCAGAATCACATGGTCATCATTTCCTCACCAGCGCTATTCCGTATAGTCATCAATCACACTGCCCCTCCTCCTGGCATTCTCTGTATTAAATAAGTATAGCACAACTGCCCATTCCTCCAAGCAGGCAACCTAGAACTGCTTATTCCGTTACACACCATCTCTTTAGAGCAGGGGGCACAGCTTATTCTCCAAGGATGTGGGCTCAGGCTCACCACTAGACAATCGGTTTGCAGGCATTCAGTGCATGATGCTGAATAACACAGATAGTCAAGAATAAGCATTTACTTATAATTTGGCTAATATTACCTGGGTATAGCGgctcatacttgtaatcccagcacttgggatgatTACCATGATTTTGAGGCTagtctgtctcaagaaaactaacaaaacagcAAGGGGCAAATACTGATAGAGCAGTCGCTGTGTTCCAACTTTATTATCCTCTTATGTCCTGCCATAGACTTCAGAGGTCAGCACAGATATTATCCTCACCATGCAGAGAAGCAATTGAAGTCTCCCAGTACTAGACCTGCCTGATAACCACAGCAAGTGGAATATTCCTGCCGCTGCCTGCTGGTGACCTCCTGCTGCCTCACATACCCCCATGAGAGAGACACATGGAAATATTGTCTGTAAAGCTGCCATACGGGGTAAACCCTGCCAGCTGTGGACTACCAGCAAACAGAGTGCTGAAATCAAAACTGGATCACCACCCCCATGACACTCAAGACAGACTGGTGAAGTTTAGTCTCCACTCACTCCATCAGGTCAGTGTGTTCCAAGATAAGATTGCAGGCTAAGAGTTAACAGTAAGTACATTGACTCAAGCTGTTCTCAGAGATAGGGCCAGTGAGTGAGTATGCCAGCAAACTCCCAGCGTACAGATTCTGACCAGAACCTGCCAAAGGCATCTTAAAGTCCAGGGCCCAGGTCCAATCCAGACCTTTCTCTACTCCTCCTTTCAGGGTGCCCCAGGGTGCCCCAATTCTCCAGAGTACACTCTGTCCTTCAGGGCACCACACTACGAAACCTATCTGCAAAGGTCACACGCAAGCTGCACCCATGACTGTTCTTCCCTCCCGAGTTCATCCTCACTTTCCACCCATGTCCCCAATCTCCTCCTAGCTTGGTCTCCCAGCTTCTCTCACCTGCTTGACCTTCCGTGCCTGTTGCTGAATAGGCAGACTCAGGAGCTTGTCTGCTGCAATCTCCATAAAGAAGGGGTTGAGAATCCGAACCTGTTTGGGGTTGACGTCCCAGATGAGGGGCGGCTGTTTCCAGAAACCTTTTCGTACCTATGGCGCAGGGTCAGAAGGGAGAGATGAAATTAGGTAAAGAGCTGTTTCTCAACTCTAACCCAGCTGGTGCTCTTCAGGCAGAGGACAGGGCCCAACTCAAGGTTGACACCTCAGGCATGCAGATTCCTCAGAACTGAGGTAAGACTTGAGCCAGAGATGAGAGACTAGGAACGAAGGGTAATACCATGTGGAGAGTGTGGGGTCTGATCACTACCTGTTTCAGAGATATGCGGACAAGAAGGGGCCTGCGCCTTAGGCTCTCTGCATACTGGGCAAAAATGCCAGATCAGACAGTTCAGTCTTCAACCAGACAGCCAAGTGAGGGAGTGGGCTCTTCGTGGGGACCATCAGGAAAGGCACACAAATGTTGACTGTTCCAAGGTAACTGTGAAACAGTTCCCCTGTTCCCGGGCTTCTCATACATCCTGACCGTGCTCCTATTCCAGGCAACCCTCAAGCCCAGAGGGCCTCTGGCTACCGCCCCAACTCCTACAGGCTCTTGAGGTATAATGCAGGGCAGCTTATCAGCAGCCCTACAAAACAATTCCCTTGGCAAGAAGCCCAAGGCTCCGGCTGTCAAGAGCCTGATTCGCCCGTCCTTTCTCCAATTTTTGAGGCTCATTACACAGCACGCTGTGGGACATGATGCTCTGACTCGGATAACGTTCCCCAAACCCTATCTTTTTCCCCATCTGTCCCAATTTACCCGCTTCTTATCACTCAAGATGGTCTCAATCCAGTGGAAGTCCATTGCCTTGAAAGCTACCAGGACCAAGAGCGTGTCTGGGTTGTTTTCTATTTTGGGGTCGAAGTGGGCCGACTCAGGGTAGAAGAGACGTATGGTGGTCTTGGATCCCACGTCTCCCTCGTAACCAGCCACGGGAGCATTGTTCAATCTGGGCCAGGGAAAGAAGATCCATTACTAGAGATGTCAAGCCTTTTGGGAGCCCCCTGTTTGGGACATCCAGAACCCAAAAAGAAGGAGGGACGGTCACACACCTGATTACCACATCATACTTGTTGATGACACTTCCCAGTGAGCTGTTCCGCAATCGGTGCCCATTTCCCACCACAACACAGCGACGACACTCAAGGCTGCAGCGGGAAGAGGAGGCGTCAAACCCAGAAGTGGCCCCTGCTCTGCATGATCTGCCTTGGGGTCACCTCGGGTCAGTCCTCAGTCGCTGATCTGCATGAAACAGGCCTGCTAAATGGCCCTGCTAATGATCCTACTGACCTTGAAGTCCTGGGCCTCAAAGTGAAATacaaacaagccaggcatggcaaaGAGCTAATGAGAGGAGGAAAGGCATACGGGAGCACAGCAAGAAACCCAGGACCAGAGCTGAGTAAGGTGGCACagacctgtcatctcagcacttaggaagtgcCAGAAGAAAGGTGCAGAATTCAAATCCATCCTGTGCTACATAAAggggcaaaaataaaaaggaagactagagagaagggagggaggagaaacccTAGGACACAGCTCCCTTGCCTGTTGCCCAGGTCTGTCTGTTGCCATGGTAATACCTTCAGCAGCTTCTGCCTACTCTGACATGCAGATGCTCAGGCTAGGTTGCTGTGGTTTTAGAGTACCTATAGCTCCTGGAGACAGGCAGGCTAGGAGGGTCAAATTAGCCACAGTGAACCAGTGATCAAAGGCTGGTTGGCATGGCACTAACCAAGATGATTTCACGCCGGAGCCGGGAAAGATGAAGATGCCCAGACTACAAGGAGAATACTTCCttacctctgtatgctgtcagGTATGGCATAGCTAGTAATGGCCAACACCCGGAGAAGAAGGTCTTCTACAAAAAGAATGAACAGAAGAAACGGAGACTATGGTCATCAGCATTCTAAAGGCTGCTTCCACTCCACTTCCCAGATTTTCTCTCCTTGACATAGGTACCCGGGTCTCAGCAAAAGAACCTAGGCATGGAGCCAGTGGAGAGGAGTGCCCAACAGTGATGTTCACATGCACAGGGCATGGGTAGGGCAACTCATTAGTTTACCACTTCCTTTGGTTCCATAGAAAACTCAAATGAGCTACTATCCACCGAACTGACAAATAACTTACCACTTCCTTTGGTACCAAAGGGCAATTCATAGGCAGATGGTGTCTTCACCCAGAAATAAT
It encodes the following:
- the St3gal4 gene encoding CMP-N-acetylneuraminate-beta-galactosamide-alpha-2,3-sialyltransferase 4 translates to MTSKSRWKFLAMLALVLVVVMVWYSISREDKYFELFYFPISEKKEPCFQGEAERQASKIFGNRSREQPIFLQLKDYFWVKTPSAYELPFGTKGSEDLLLRVLAITSYAIPDSIQSLECRRCVVVGNGHRLRNSSLGSVINKYDVVIRLNNAPVAGYEGDVGSKTTIRLFYPESAHFDPKIENNPDTLLVLVAFKAMDFHWIETILSDKKRVRKGFWKQPPLIWDVNPKQVRILNPFFMEIAADKLLSLPIQQQARKVKQKPTTGLLAITLALHLCDLVHIAGFGYPDAYNKKQTIHYYEQITLKSMAGSGHNVSQEALAIKRMLEMGAVKNLTYF